The stretch of DNA TTCGTCGGCACCATCGCGCTGGCCTACATCCTCTTCTCCGGCGGCCTGGACACCAGTTGGCAGAACATCCGCCCGGTGCTGTGGCGCGGCCTGACGTTGTCCACCCTCGGCGTGCTGATCACGGCGCTGCTGCTGGGCCTGTTCGTCTGGCTGGTGCTGGACTTCTCGTTCACCGCGAGCCTCCTGCTGGCCGCGATCGTGTCCTCGACCGACGCGGCGGCTGTGTTCTCGGTGCTGCGCTCGCGGGCCGTGAGCCTCAAGGGCAAGCTGCGTCCGCTGCTGGAACTGGAGTCGGGCAGCAACGACCCGATGGCCATCTTTTTGACAATCGGCCTGATTCAGTTGCTGACCGTGCCGGACGCCTCCTGGCTGGCGCTGCTGCCGAGCTTTCTGCTGCAGATGTCGCTTGGCACGGCGATCGGCCTGGGAACGGGAAGCCTCGCGTCGCTGGTGCTCAACCGCATCCGCCTGGACTACGAAGGCCTGTACCCGGTGCTGAGCATGAGCATCGTCGTGATGGTCTTCGGCTTGGCCGAGACGGTCGGCGGCAATGGGTTCCTGGCGGTGTACCTGTGCGGCATCGTGCTGGGCAACCACGATTTCATCCACAAGCGCAGCCTCATGCGGTTCCACGACGGGCTGGGCTGGCTGATGCAGATCAGCATGTTCCTCGTGCTCGGGCTGCTGGTCTTCCCGTCGCAGCTGCCCACCGTCATCGGCTCAGGGCTGCTGGTCTCGGTGTTCCTGATGTTCGTCGCCCGGCCGATCGCAGTCTACATCGGCCTGTGGCGCAGCCAGTTCGACCTGCGCGAGCGAACGCTGGTCGCCTGGACCGGGCTGCGCGGAGCGGTGCCGATCGTGCTGGCGACCTTCCCGCTGCTGGCTGGCTACCCGCAGTCGGAGCTGATCTTCAACATCGTGTTCTTCGTCGTGCTGACCTCGGTCCTCCTGCAGGGCAAGACACTGATGCCCCTGGCCCGCTGGTTGGGGGTGGACGAGCCGCTGGCCTCACGCCCGCGCTATCCGCTGGAGTTCGAGCGGACGGAGAACATGCACGGTGAGACACGGGAGTTCGAGATTCAACCCGACGCGGCAGTCGTCGGCAAATGCATTGAAGACCTTGAACTGCCCTCGGACGTGCTGATCCTGCTGATTCACCGTGGCGAGCGCTTCGTCGTCCCACGCGGCCAGACGCGCATCGAGCCGCACGACGCACTGCTGGTGCTGGCGGAGCCGAACCTGCTGCATGTCGCTCGTCGCGTGCTGGAAGTGAAAGCTTCCGCGACGAAACCGGCCGTGGATGCGGGCGTTTGTTCGGAAAAAACCGGCCACAGTGATAATACGGGGTAGCGCCCGAACCAACGGCCTGGGAATCACGTTCTACAACAGGCAACCACCGAAAGACTGCAAGGCGTCACGGTATTGAAAACAGACGGCAACGATCCACGGTTCCACTGCTCCTACACATGCTTCGGCACGTGGCGCGGTGCTGTGGCGGATCTTTGCCTTAACA from Phycisphaerales bacterium AB-hyl4 encodes:
- a CDS encoding potassium/proton antiporter codes for the protein MPDIPLLLLIAGFLILLSILTSKVSERFGVPALLLFLGVGMLAGSDGIGGIHFDNALVANFVGTIALAYILFSGGLDTSWQNIRPVLWRGLTLSTLGVLITALLLGLFVWLVLDFSFTASLLLAAIVSSTDAAAVFSVLRSRAVSLKGKLRPLLELESGSNDPMAIFLTIGLIQLLTVPDASWLALLPSFLLQMSLGTAIGLGTGSLASLVLNRIRLDYEGLYPVLSMSIVVMVFGLAETVGGNGFLAVYLCGIVLGNHDFIHKRSLMRFHDGLGWLMQISMFLVLGLLVFPSQLPTVIGSGLLVSVFLMFVARPIAVYIGLWRSQFDLRERTLVAWTGLRGAVPIVLATFPLLAGYPQSELIFNIVFFVVLTSVLLQGKTLMPLARWLGVDEPLASRPRYPLEFERTENMHGETREFEIQPDAAVVGKCIEDLELPSDVLILLIHRGERFVVPRGQTRIEPHDALLVLAEPNLLHVARRVLEVKASATKPAVDAGVCSEKTGHSDNTG